Proteins from a genomic interval of Desulfuromonas thiophila:
- a CDS encoding NAD-dependent succinate-semialdehyde dehydrogenase: MALESLNPATGELLQTFDEWSDAQIDTTLAAVHADYLAWRITSFAERKALMLRAAAVLRQQRDLYARLMAEEMGKPVVEGRAEIEKCALVCEYYAENAEKMLAPEPIASDAGTSYVAFRPQGIVLAVMPWNFPFWQVFRFAAPALMAGNAGVLKHASNVPRCALAIEQVFVEAGFPANLFRSLMIGSAKVNRVIESPLVVATTLTGSDIAGRKVAEKSGAMLKKSVMELGGSDPFIVLEDADLDEAAAVGVKARCINSGQSCIAAKRFIVVEAVYEAFLERFRRNMAALQVGDPLDERTQVGPQAREDLMHELHAQVQASVAAGARIELGGEPLGQGAFYPPTILAGVCKGMPAYSEEFFGPVAIFIRVKDAAEALLVANDTEFGLGGSVWTRDRSRGEVLAGQIRAGAVFVNGMVKSDPRLPFGGVGISGFGRELSHYGIKEFVNIQTVWIK; this comes from the coding sequence ATGGCCCTGGAATCCCTCAACCCGGCAACGGGTGAACTGCTGCAAACCTTTGACGAATGGAGTGACGCCCAGATTGACACCACTCTGGCGGCGGTTCATGCCGACTATCTGGCCTGGCGGATAACCTCCTTTGCTGAGCGCAAGGCCCTGATGCTGCGCGCCGCCGCCGTGCTGCGTCAGCAGCGCGATCTTTACGCCCGCCTGATGGCCGAGGAAATGGGCAAGCCGGTGGTGGAGGGCCGGGCGGAGATAGAAAAATGCGCCCTGGTCTGTGAATACTACGCCGAAAACGCGGAAAAGATGCTGGCGCCGGAACCCATTGCCAGTGATGCCGGCACCTCCTATGTGGCCTTTCGGCCCCAGGGCATTGTGCTGGCGGTGATGCCGTGGAATTTTCCCTTCTGGCAGGTTTTCCGTTTTGCCGCACCGGCGCTGATGGCCGGCAATGCCGGGGTGCTCAAGCATGCCTCCAACGTGCCGCGTTGTGCCCTGGCTATTGAGCAGGTGTTTGTCGAGGCGGGCTTCCCGGCCAACCTGTTCCGTAGCCTGATGATCGGTTCGGCCAAGGTCAACCGGGTGATCGAGAGCCCGCTGGTGGTGGCCACCACCCTCACCGGCAGCGATATCGCCGGTCGCAAGGTGGCCGAGAAATCGGGCGCCATGCTCAAGAAATCGGTGATGGAACTGGGCGGCAGCGATCCCTTTATCGTGCTGGAAGACGCCGATCTTGACGAGGCCGCCGCCGTTGGTGTCAAGGCCCGCTGCATCAATTCGGGGCAGAGCTGTATTGCGGCCAAGCGTTTTATTGTGGTGGAGGCAGTGTACGAGGCCTTTCTGGAGCGGTTCCGCCGTAACATGGCCGCGCTGCAGGTGGGTGATCCGCTGGATGAGCGCACCCAGGTGGGGCCGCAGGCGCGCGAGGATCTGATGCACGAACTGCATGCTCAGGTGCAGGCCTCGGTGGCGGCTGGCGCCCGCATTGAGCTGGGTGGTGAGCCCCTCGGCCAGGGGGCCTTCTATCCGCCGACCATTCTCGCCGGCGTCTGCAAGGGGATGCCGGCCTACAGCGAGGAGTTCTTTGGCCCGGTCGCCATTTTTATCCGGGTGAAGGATGCCGCTGAGGCTCTGCTGGTCGCCAATGATACCGAGTTTGGCCTGGGCGGCTCGGTCTGGACGCGTGATCGCTCGCGCGGTGAGGTTCTGGCCGGTCAGATTCGTGCCGGCGCCGTATTTGTTAATGGCATGGTCAAAAGCGATCCCCGCCTGCCGTTTGGTGGTGTCGGCATCTCGGGATTCGGCCGGGAGTTGTCGCATTACGGCATCAAGGAGTTCGTCAACATTCAGACGGTGTGGATCAAGTAG